A region from the Thauera humireducens genome encodes:
- the cysQ gene encoding 3'(2'),5'-bisphosphate nucleotidase CysQ → MTIQHHADLLEDLLPIIRAAGDVVMAVYRTDFAVRGKDDASPVTEADERAEALILPALEALLPGTPIVAEEAVAAGALPEVGERFWLVDPLDGTKEFISRNGEFTVNIALIEHGTPVLGAVLAPALGRLFAGRVGAGAFVEEGGERRPIACRGVPADGLTVVASRSHGDAAALEAFLGGRKVAALKNAGSSLKLCLIACAEADLYPRLGRTMEWDIAAGHAVLAAAGGRVKTLSGEPLRYGKPGFDNPHFVACGAA, encoded by the coding sequence GTGACCATCCAGCACCACGCCGACTTGCTCGAGGACCTCCTGCCCATCATCCGCGCTGCCGGCGATGTCGTGATGGCGGTGTACCGCACGGACTTCGCGGTGCGCGGCAAGGACGACGCCTCGCCCGTGACCGAGGCCGACGAACGTGCCGAGGCGCTGATCCTGCCCGCGCTCGAAGCGCTGCTGCCGGGCACCCCCATCGTGGCCGAGGAGGCCGTCGCCGCCGGCGCCCTCCCCGAGGTGGGCGAACGTTTCTGGCTGGTCGACCCGCTCGACGGCACCAAGGAGTTCATCAGCCGCAACGGCGAGTTCACGGTCAACATCGCCCTCATCGAGCACGGCACGCCGGTGCTGGGCGCCGTCCTCGCGCCGGCGCTCGGTCGACTGTTTGCCGGCCGCGTCGGCGCAGGCGCGTTCGTGGAAGAAGGCGGCGAGCGCCGCCCGATTGCCTGCCGCGGGGTGCCGGCCGATGGCCTCACGGTCGTGGCCAGCCGCTCGCATGGCGACGCCGCGGCGCTGGAGGCGTTCCTTGGCGGGCGCAAGGTCGCCGCGCTCAAGAATGCCGGCTCCTCGCTCAAGCTGTGCCTGATCGCCTGTGCGGAGGCCGACCTCTATCCCCGCCTCGGTCGCACCATGGAATGGGACATCGCCGCCGGTCACGCCGTGCTCGCCGCCGCGGGGGGCCGCGTAAAGACCCTGTCCGGCGAACCGCTGCGCTACGGCAAGCCGGGTTTCGACAACCCTCACTTCGTCGCCTGCGGCGCCGCATGA
- a CDS encoding RES family NAD+ phosphorylase, producing MKIVDDSAEQDVLELLLETSKPPRPASVHALDPLLATPFRYDSRRGGSRFRGATDPGVFYGAESVRTACAELGYWRWKFLQDAVDLERIEPVAHTAFRVRLATAVVDLREPPFAADLNAWRHPTDYGATQALARVAREGRVGGILYPSVRATEAAWCVAVLDPAAFASPKPDPSMQTWWLAVQHDAVVWRRDSERFVFATTAWLF from the coding sequence ATGAAGATCGTCGATGACTCAGCCGAACAGGATGTGCTGGAGTTGCTGCTCGAAACCAGCAAGCCACCTCGGCCTGCCAGCGTCCACGCGCTGGACCCTCTGCTGGCAACACCGTTTCGCTACGACTCAAGGCGCGGTGGTTCGCGCTTCAGAGGCGCCACAGATCCCGGCGTGTTCTACGGCGCGGAAAGTGTGCGCACAGCCTGTGCCGAACTGGGGTACTGGCGCTGGAAGTTCCTCCAGGACGCTGTCGATCTCGAGCGCATCGAGCCCGTGGCGCACACCGCATTTCGGGTCAGACTCGCAACCGCTGTTGTCGACCTGCGAGAGCCCCCCTTCGCCGCCGACCTCAACGCCTGGAGACACCCTACCGATTACGGCGCCACCCAAGCTCTCGCACGCGTTGCGCGAGAGGGACGCGTCGGCGGAATCCTCTACCCATCGGTCCGCGCCACGGAAGCCGCGTGGTGCGTCGCCGTTCTCGACCCGGCCGCTTTCGCGTCCCCCAAACCCGATCCCTCCATGCAAACCTGGTGGCTCGCCGTACAGCACGACGCCGTGGTATGGCGGCGGGACAGCGAACGCTTTGTGTTTGCTACAACCGCCTGGCTCTTCTGA
- a CDS encoding antitoxin Xre-like helix-turn-helix domain-containing protein, producing the protein MTAPATATIPTPDAAAVLSKAVARAAERLNVSRVNLARILGLSPSTVTRLYAGDYLLEQHRKEWEFALLFVRLFRSLDSIVGDENTARKWLNSENKGLNARPIELISHTEGLVRVVHYLDASRGLV; encoded by the coding sequence ATGACTGCGCCTGCCACTGCCACCATCCCAACACCCGATGCCGCGGCCGTGCTCTCGAAGGCCGTCGCACGTGCGGCTGAACGGCTCAACGTTTCGCGGGTAAACCTCGCCAGAATCCTGGGCCTCAGCCCGTCGACCGTCACGCGGCTCTATGCCGGCGACTACCTGCTCGAGCAACACCGCAAGGAGTGGGAGTTCGCGCTACTGTTCGTGCGTCTGTTCCGCTCGCTCGACTCCATCGTCGGCGACGAAAACACCGCGCGCAAATGGCTCAACAGCGAAAACAAGGGACTCAACGCGCGTCCTATCGAACTCATCAGCCACACCGAAGGACTCGTTCGTGTTGTCCATTACCTGGACGCCTCTCGCGGTCTCGTCTGA
- a CDS encoding acyl-CoA ligase (AMP-forming), exosortase A system-associated, translating to MNATHLLHQLILSSAQQTPEAAALSFGAEQRSYGALAAEVQAFAAGLRQLGLERSERVGIYLDKRIETVVGMFGATAAGGVFVPVNPILKPEQVGYILQDCNVRVLLTSPERFAALAQTLGSCHDLRHVVLTGNPAELPALPGASVHRLNDLMAAPAAPGHRVIDADMAAILYTSGSTGRPKGVVLSHRNMVTGAKSVAEYLGNNANDTLLAALPLSFDAGFSQLTTAFHSGARVVLLNYLLPRDVLKAIEKEKVTGLTAVPPLWIQLSQLQWPETITEHLRYIANTGGRMPLETLTTLRGMLPKTRPFLMYGLTEAFRATYLPPEEADRRPDSIGKAIPNSDVVVLREDGSECAPNEPGELVQRGALVAMGYWNDPEKTAERFKPLPSHAPGRQGGLVLPEIAVFSGDTVRRDEEGFLYFIGRRDEMIKTSGYRVSPTEVEEILYATKLVGECAAFGVAHDTLGQSITVIATPPQGGSLDTAALLAECRQRMPAYMVPTRIEMRDGPLPRNPNGKIDRKTLSSEV from the coding sequence ATGAACGCCACTCACTTGCTGCATCAGCTTATTCTTTCCTCCGCCCAGCAGACGCCCGAAGCGGCCGCCCTGAGCTTCGGCGCCGAACAGCGCAGCTATGGCGCACTGGCCGCCGAGGTGCAGGCCTTTGCCGCCGGACTGCGCCAGCTGGGCCTGGAGCGCAGCGAACGGGTCGGCATCTACTTGGACAAGCGCATCGAGACGGTGGTGGGCATGTTCGGCGCCACGGCCGCGGGCGGCGTGTTCGTGCCAGTGAACCCGATACTCAAGCCCGAACAGGTCGGCTACATCCTGCAGGACTGCAACGTCCGGGTGCTGCTGACCTCGCCCGAGCGCTTCGCCGCACTCGCCCAGACCCTGGGCAGCTGCCATGACCTGCGCCACGTCGTGCTGACCGGCAATCCGGCAGAGCTCCCTGCCCTGCCCGGCGCATCCGTGCATCGGCTCAACGACCTGATGGCGGCGCCGGCCGCTCCCGGCCACCGCGTCATCGACGCCGACATGGCCGCCATCCTCTACACCTCGGGCAGCACCGGCAGACCCAAGGGCGTCGTGCTCTCCCATCGCAACATGGTCACCGGCGCCAAGAGCGTTGCCGAGTACCTTGGCAACAACGCCAACGACACCCTGCTGGCGGCACTGCCGCTCTCCTTCGACGCCGGTTTCTCACAGCTGACGACCGCCTTCCACAGCGGCGCCCGCGTCGTGCTGCTCAACTACCTGCTGCCGCGCGACGTGCTGAAAGCCATCGAGAAGGAGAAGGTCACCGGCCTGACCGCCGTTCCGCCGCTGTGGATCCAGCTCTCGCAGCTGCAGTGGCCGGAAACCATCACCGAGCACCTGCGCTACATCGCCAACACCGGCGGCCGCATGCCACTCGAGACCCTGACCACGCTGCGCGGCATGCTGCCGAAGACCCGGCCCTTCCTGATGTACGGTCTCACCGAGGCCTTCCGCGCCACCTACCTGCCACCGGAGGAAGCCGACCGCCGGCCCGACTCGATCGGCAAGGCCATCCCCAATTCCGACGTGGTCGTGCTGCGCGAGGACGGCAGCGAATGCGCGCCCAACGAACCGGGCGAGCTGGTGCAGCGCGGCGCGCTCGTCGCGATGGGCTACTGGAACGACCCCGAGAAGACCGCCGAACGCTTCAAGCCCTTGCCCAGCCACGCGCCGGGCCGCCAGGGCGGGCTGGTGCTGCCCGAGATCGCCGTGTTTTCCGGCGACACCGTGCGGCGCGACGAAGAGGGCTTCCTCTACTTCATCGGCCGCCGCGACGAGATGATCAAGACCTCCGGCTACCGCGTCAGCCCAACCGAGGTCGAGGAGATCCTGTACGCGACCAAGCTGGTCGGTGAATGCGCGGCCTTCGGCGTCGCGCACGACACCCTGGGCCAGAGCATCACCGTCATCGCCACGCCACCGCAGGGTGGGTCGCTCGACACCGCGGCACTGCTGGCCGAATGTCGCCAGCGCATGCCCGCCTACATGGTGCCGACGCGCATCGAGATGCGCGACGGGCCGCTGCCGCGCAACCCCAACGGCAAGATCGACCGCAAGACGCTGTCCAGCGAGGTCTGA
- a CDS encoding asparagine synthetase B family protein, translated as MLERFCGVLHASDAVTDTSRIFPETLARLQFPQGAIGYRTDVTVFQEDGSVCLALGTPRFKDAALQQLKDQRGAAAAWAQAFRTLGDDALQQAAGRFSVILIARDGSQALLATDRFGTWPICYAEHEGRLHFSDRADTLPGVPRKISSQAVFEYLFFHMIPAPTTIFEGVFRLPQGHLLKWQDGKAECRRWWQAVFEEDNTPSLEESKARFLQIIEDDVRREAEGASVGCFLSGGTDSSTVTGMLCKVLGQPARSYSIGFDASGYDEMAYARIAAKRFGADHREYYVTPDDLVAGIPQVATHYDQPFGNSSALPGWICAARAREDGIERMLAGDGGDELFGGNTRYAKQRVFGWYDGVPGLLRRGLLEPTLALPGMDRIPVVKKGVSYVEQARVPMPDRIHMYNMLVQLGMDTVFAPDFIARVDTDRPYRAQREVWQATNAHAHINRMLNYDWKYTLADNDLPKVIGTTQLAGVDVAFPLLSDELTDFSLTLPPEWKLKRLTLRWFFKEALRGFLPDEIIAKKKHGFGLPFGVWACQHAGLKGLATDALGSFRSRGIVRPQFIDELLNTHLPAHPGYYGEMVWILMIMEFWMREHETA; from the coding sequence GTGCTTGAGCGGTTCTGTGGTGTTCTTCACGCGTCGGACGCAGTCACCGACACCAGCCGGATCTTTCCCGAAACGCTGGCGCGCCTGCAGTTTCCCCAAGGTGCAATCGGTTACCGGACGGATGTAACGGTCTTCCAGGAAGACGGCAGCGTCTGCCTTGCGCTTGGCACGCCCCGCTTCAAGGACGCCGCCCTGCAGCAACTCAAGGATCAGCGCGGCGCGGCTGCGGCCTGGGCGCAAGCCTTCCGCACCCTTGGCGATGACGCCCTGCAGCAAGCCGCCGGCCGCTTCAGCGTCATCCTGATCGCCCGGGATGGCAGCCAGGCATTGCTCGCCACCGACCGCTTCGGCACCTGGCCCATCTGCTATGCCGAACACGAGGGACGACTGCATTTCTCGGACCGCGCCGACACGCTCCCCGGCGTCCCGCGGAAGATCTCGTCGCAGGCGGTATTCGAGTACCTCTTCTTCCACATGATCCCGGCGCCGACGACCATCTTCGAAGGCGTCTTCCGGCTTCCCCAGGGCCACCTGCTCAAGTGGCAGGATGGCAAGGCAGAATGCCGGCGCTGGTGGCAAGCGGTCTTCGAGGAAGACAACACCCCGAGCCTGGAGGAGTCCAAAGCACGCTTCCTCCAGATCATCGAGGACGACGTACGCCGCGAGGCCGAAGGCGCCAGCGTGGGCTGCTTCCTGTCGGGCGGCACGGATAGTTCCACCGTCACCGGCATGCTGTGCAAGGTGCTCGGCCAACCTGCACGCAGTTATTCGATCGGTTTCGACGCCAGCGGCTACGACGAGATGGCGTACGCCCGCATCGCCGCAAAGCGTTTCGGCGCCGACCACCGCGAGTACTACGTCACCCCGGACGACCTCGTAGCAGGCATTCCGCAGGTCGCCACCCACTACGACCAGCCTTTCGGCAACTCGTCCGCCCTGCCCGGCTGGATCTGCGCCGCGCGTGCGCGCGAGGACGGCATCGAGCGCATGCTCGCCGGCGACGGCGGCGACGAACTGTTCGGTGGCAACACCCGCTACGCCAAGCAGCGGGTCTTCGGCTGGTACGACGGCGTGCCCGGTCTGCTGCGCCGTGGCCTGCTCGAGCCCACGCTGGCCCTGCCCGGCATGGACCGCATCCCGGTGGTCAAGAAGGGCGTCAGCTACGTCGAGCAGGCCCGCGTGCCCATGCCCGACCGCATCCACATGTACAACATGCTGGTCCAACTGGGCATGGACACCGTCTTCGCGCCCGACTTCATCGCGCGTGTCGACACCGACCGCCCCTACCGCGCGCAGCGCGAGGTGTGGCAGGCCACCAACGCCCACGCCCACATCAACCGCATGCTCAACTACGACTGGAAATACACGCTGGCCGACAACGACCTGCCCAAGGTCATCGGCACCACCCAGCTGGCCGGCGTGGACGTGGCGTTCCCGCTGCTCAGCGACGAGCTCACCGACTTCTCGCTCACGCTGCCTCCGGAATGGAAGCTCAAGCGCCTGACCCTGCGCTGGTTCTTCAAGGAAGCCCTGCGCGGCTTTCTCCCCGACGAGATCATCGCCAAGAAGAAGCACGGCTTCGGCCTGCCCTTCGGTGTCTGGGCCTGCCAGCACGCGGGCCTCAAGGGGCTCGCGACCGACGCGCTGGGCAGTTTCCGCAGCCGCGGCATCGTCCGCCCCCAGTTCATCGACGAACTGCTGAACACCCACCTGCCTGCCCACCCCGGCTACTACGGCGAGATGGTGTGGATCCTGATGATCATGGAATTCTGGATGCGGGAACACGAGACAGCCTGA
- a CDS encoding SLC13 family permease translates to MTAYLVLGSIAVLLALLVHGRISPAILFATWAGGYHLLGLSSQQAFLSSFTNPALATLILLLLVSLALERSPLLDRLSSSLLKGSEGRAILKLGGFATLISAFMNNTAVVGALLGPISKQRRHPPSKLLIPLSYASILGGITTLVGTSTNLVVNSFAIEAGLPPLHMFQFTVVGLPVAIMCIVVMALGTRLLPTNAATEEESRSAYFLEARLAPDSPLVGRSIEQNRLRNLEGLFLVEIERDGHLISPVGPAEVLLAGDVLVFTGEVTKVQALQRFPGLQVFGAGADALLKSNLVEVVISNQSELANRTLRDVDFRTMFDAGVVGIRRGDKRLTGQLGRIPLRVGDSLLLAAGPDFFQHRNLDRNFHVLNGAGLRPRMTARQSTLALSGFAAVILLSALEWLPLFSGLLILLAALLASGLLTLGEMRRRFPFELMIVIASALTIAGVIERSGAAELMAGWMRQLFDGYGVSGALVGVYLITLALTELVTNNAAAALAFPIALGTARAFGVDPTPFVMVVAYGASAGFLIPFGYQTHLMVYSAGRYRMRDFLRAGLPISLTYSIGVLLLVPLAFPFRPG, encoded by the coding sequence ATGACGGCCTACCTCGTCCTCGGCTCCATCGCCGTCCTGCTCGCCCTGCTCGTGCACGGGCGCATCAGCCCCGCCATCCTGTTCGCCACCTGGGCGGGCGGCTACCACCTGCTGGGGCTGTCGAGCCAGCAGGCCTTCCTGTCCAGCTTCACCAACCCGGCACTGGCCACGCTGATCCTGCTGCTGCTGGTGTCGCTGGCGCTGGAACGCTCACCGCTGCTCGACCGCCTGTCCTCCTCGCTGCTCAAGGGCAGTGAAGGGCGCGCAATACTGAAACTCGGCGGTTTCGCCACCCTGATCTCGGCCTTCATGAACAACACCGCGGTCGTCGGGGCCCTGCTGGGGCCGATCTCGAAACAGCGGCGCCATCCACCTTCGAAGCTGCTGATACCCCTGTCATACGCCTCGATCCTGGGCGGGATCACGACCCTGGTGGGCACCTCGACCAACCTCGTGGTGAATTCCTTCGCGATCGAGGCCGGACTGCCCCCACTGCACATGTTCCAGTTCACCGTGGTCGGCCTGCCGGTGGCGATCATGTGCATCGTGGTCATGGCACTCGGTACGCGGCTGCTACCCACGAATGCGGCCACCGAGGAGGAATCGCGTTCAGCCTATTTCCTCGAGGCCCGCCTCGCGCCCGACTCGCCATTGGTCGGCCGCAGCATCGAGCAGAACCGCCTGCGCAACCTGGAGGGCCTGTTCCTCGTCGAGATCGAGCGTGACGGCCACCTGATCTCGCCCGTCGGCCCCGCCGAGGTCCTGCTCGCGGGCGACGTGCTCGTCTTTACCGGAGAGGTCACCAAGGTTCAGGCCCTGCAGCGGTTTCCGGGCCTTCAGGTATTCGGCGCAGGCGCAGACGCCCTGCTCAAGTCGAACTTGGTCGAGGTCGTCATCTCCAACCAGTCGGAGCTGGCCAACCGCACGCTACGCGATGTCGACTTCCGCACCATGTTCGATGCCGGCGTCGTCGGCATCCGCCGCGGCGACAAGCGCCTCACCGGCCAGCTCGGCCGCATCCCGCTGCGCGTCGGCGACAGTCTGCTGCTCGCCGCGGGACCGGACTTCTTCCAGCACCGCAACCTCGACCGCAACTTCCACGTGCTCAATGGTGCAGGCCTGCGCCCGCGCATGACGGCGCGGCAGAGCACGCTGGCGCTGTCGGGCTTCGCCGCGGTCATCCTGCTGTCGGCACTGGAATGGCTGCCGCTGTTCAGCGGGCTGCTGATCCTGCTGGCGGCCCTGCTCGCGAGCGGCCTGCTGACGCTTGGCGAGATGCGGCGGCGTTTTCCCTTCGAGCTGATGATCGTGATCGCCTCCGCGCTGACGATCGCCGGCGTCATCGAGCGCTCCGGCGCCGCGGAACTCATGGCCGGCTGGATGCGACAGCTCTTCGACGGCTACGGCGTATCCGGCGCACTGGTCGGCGTTTACCTGATCACCCTTGCACTCACCGAACTCGTCACCAACAACGCCGCTGCGGCGCTGGCCTTCCCGATCGCGCTGGGCACCGCACGCGCCTTCGGCGTGGACCCGACCCCGTTCGTGATGGTCGTCGCCTACGGTGCCAGCGCAGGCTTTCTGATCCCCTTCGGCTACCAGACGCACCTGATGGTGTATTCGGCGGGCCGCTACCGCATGCGCGACTTCCTGCGCGCGGGGCTGCCAATCAGCCTGACCTATTCGATCGGCGTGCTGCTGCTGGTGCCGCTGGCATTTCCGTTTCGCCCGGGCTGA
- the cysD gene encoding sulfate adenylyltransferase subunit CysD encodes MQALQSINLTHLQRLEAESIHILREVVAEADKPVMLYSIGKDSAVMLHLAMKAFYPAVPPFPLLHVDTRWKFQEMYRFRDRMAQETGMDLLVHINPEGVEKDINPFTHGSAIHTDIMKTEGLKQALDQYGFDVAFGGARRDEEKSRAKERVFSFRTAQHRWDPKNQRPELWKLYNARKHKGESIRVFPLSNWTELDIWQYIYLENIPIVPLYYAAERPVVERDGTLIMVDDHRMPLKPGEVPMMKKVRFRTLGCYPLTGAVESEADTLPAIIQEMLLTRTSERQGRVIDHDSAASMEKKKQEGYF; translated from the coding sequence ATGCAAGCCCTTCAGTCGATCAATCTGACCCACCTGCAACGGCTCGAAGCCGAAAGCATCCACATCCTGCGCGAGGTCGTCGCCGAGGCCGACAAGCCGGTGATGCTGTACTCCATCGGCAAGGACAGCGCGGTCATGCTGCACCTGGCGATGAAGGCCTTCTACCCGGCCGTGCCGCCGTTTCCGCTGCTGCACGTCGATACGCGCTGGAAGTTCCAGGAGATGTACCGCTTCCGCGACCGCATGGCGCAGGAGACGGGCATGGACCTGCTGGTGCACATCAACCCCGAAGGTGTGGAGAAGGACATCAACCCCTTCACCCACGGCTCGGCGATCCACACCGACATCATGAAGACCGAGGGCCTCAAGCAGGCGCTCGACCAGTACGGTTTCGACGTCGCCTTCGGCGGGGCGCGCCGCGACGAGGAGAAGTCGCGCGCCAAGGAGCGCGTGTTCTCGTTCCGCACCGCGCAGCACCGCTGGGACCCGAAGAACCAGCGCCCCGAGCTGTGGAAGCTCTACAACGCCAGAAAGCACAAGGGCGAGTCGATCCGGGTGTTCCCGCTGTCGAACTGGACCGAGCTCGACATCTGGCAATACATCTATCTCGAGAACATCCCCATCGTGCCGCTGTACTACGCCGCCGAACGCCCGGTGGTGGAACGCGACGGCACGCTGATCATGGTCGACGACCACCGCATGCCCTTGAAGCCCGGCGAGGTGCCGATGATGAAGAAGGTGCGCTTTCGCACCCTGGGCTGCTACCCGCTGACCGGTGCGGTGGAGTCCGAGGCCGACACGCTGCCGGCGATCATCCAGGAGATGCTCCTCACCCGCACCTCCGAGCGCCAGGGTCGGGTGATCGACCACGATTCCGCCGCTTCCATGGAAAAGAAAAAGCAAGAGGGGTACTTCTGA
- a CDS encoding MBOAT family O-acyltransferase, which produces MLFNSYEFLFLFLPITLAGYFWVARRGHEPAIVWLVLASLFFYAWWRPAYLLLLLFSMLVNFGLGSLLELAHRQGRRHVGKAWLTAGVVFNLALLGYFKYANFTVNSLNAIAGTDFHLDTIILPLAISFFTFQQIAYLVDAYQGQAREYRFAHYALFVTFFPQLIAGPIVHHRDILPQFMKPGALTPRAQNMAIGVSIFALGLFKKTVLADGVAQYATPVFNAAAAGSTLSFFEAWGGALAYTLQLYFDFSGYSDMAIGAARMFGIVLPVNFHSPYKATNIIEFWRRWHMTLSAFLRDYLYIALGGNRAGRLMRYRNLMLTMLLGGLWHGAGWAFVAWGALHGLYLCINHAWRHTTTRLCPQGLLPAPLAKALSWLVTFVAVVIGWVFFRAGSFDTAVAVLQGMAGLNGIALPNAIAARLDAVWPVLASFGFNTYLGGGSQFVFTWLWIAALLPIALIMPNTQQIMRYSQPGLHLHRGRDEDELQPGKQLTDKLAWHESISWAIGIGLLASIAVLAMTRISEFLYFQF; this is translated from the coding sequence ATGCTCTTCAACTCGTACGAATTTCTTTTCCTGTTCCTGCCGATTACGCTCGCAGGCTACTTCTGGGTAGCGCGGCGAGGTCATGAGCCAGCGATTGTCTGGCTGGTGCTGGCTTCGCTGTTCTTTTACGCGTGGTGGCGGCCGGCTTATCTGCTGCTGCTGCTCTTTTCGATGCTCGTTAACTTCGGCCTCGGTAGCCTGCTCGAACTCGCGCACCGCCAAGGCCGTCGGCATGTCGGCAAAGCCTGGCTGACGGCTGGTGTCGTCTTCAACCTCGCCCTGCTCGGCTACTTCAAGTACGCCAACTTCACCGTCAACAGCCTCAACGCCATCGCAGGCACCGACTTCCACCTCGACACCATCATCCTGCCGCTAGCGATCTCCTTCTTCACATTCCAGCAGATCGCCTACCTCGTCGACGCATACCAAGGCCAAGCGCGCGAATACCGGTTCGCCCACTACGCGCTCTTCGTCACCTTTTTCCCACAGCTCATCGCCGGCCCCATCGTCCATCACCGCGACATACTGCCGCAGTTCATGAAGCCCGGTGCGCTCACGCCGCGGGCGCAGAACATGGCTATCGGCGTCAGCATCTTCGCCCTCGGGCTTTTCAAGAAGACCGTCCTCGCCGACGGCGTCGCCCAGTACGCCACTCCGGTCTTCAATGCCGCCGCCGCGGGTAGCACGCTTAGCTTCTTCGAGGCCTGGGGTGGCGCGCTCGCCTACACGCTTCAGCTCTACTTCGACTTCTCCGGTTACTCCGACATGGCAATCGGGGCCGCGCGCATGTTCGGCATTGTCCTGCCGGTCAACTTCCACTCGCCCTATAAGGCCACCAACATCATCGAATTCTGGCGGCGCTGGCACATGACGCTGTCGGCATTCCTACGCGACTACCTCTACATAGCGCTCGGCGGCAACCGCGCAGGGCGGCTCATGCGCTACCGCAACCTCATGCTCACCATGCTGCTCGGCGGCCTGTGGCACGGCGCGGGCTGGGCCTTCGTCGCCTGGGGCGCGCTGCACGGCCTGTATCTGTGCATCAACCACGCCTGGCGGCACACCACCACACGCCTCTGCCCGCAGGGGTTGCTTCCAGCACCGCTTGCCAAGGCCCTGTCGTGGCTCGTCACCTTCGTCGCCGTCGTCATCGGCTGGGTATTCTTCCGCGCAGGCAGCTTCGACACTGCCGTCGCCGTGCTGCAGGGCATGGCCGGCCTCAACGGCATCGCACTGCCCAACGCCATCGCCGCACGACTAGATGCGGTGTGGCCCGTACTCGCCAGCTTCGGCTTCAACACCTACCTCGGCGGCGGCTCGCAGTTCGTCTTCACTTGGCTGTGGATCGCCGCGCTGCTGCCAATCGCTCTCATCATGCCCAACACGCAGCAGATCATGCGCTACTCCCAGCCCGGCCTTCATCTGCATCGAGGTCGCGACGAAGACGAACTCCAGCCAGGCAAGCAACTCACGGACAAACTCGCTTGGCACGAAAGCATCAGCTGGGCCATTGGCATCGGTCTGCTCGCCTCAATCGCCGTGCTCGCCATGACGCGCATCTCCGAATTCCTCTACTTCCAGTTCTGA
- a CDS encoding pyridoxal-dependent decarboxylase, exosortase A system-associated yields the protein MTETRKLPEHTPMTQFPAASSELLINGQPLSRIAARVGRTPFYAYDRSLLSARVAQLRAALPAEVKLHYAMKANPMPALVCHMATLVDGIDVASAGELMVALDAGADPQEISFAGPGKTDAELHQAVAADILVNVESFREVPILAAAQQALGLPARVAVRVNPDFELKSSGMKMGGGPKQFGVDAEQVPELLAAIDRAGLAFEGFHLFAGSQNLKPEAIVEAQQKSFALACRLAEHAPSPVRFLNLGGGFGIPYFPGEQPLDLAPIGANLADIVAQAKAALPHAEIVIELGRYLVGEAGLYVARVLDKKVSRGHTYLVTDGGLHHHLSASGNFGQVIRKNYPAAIGNRMDATMQATVSVVGPLCTPLDLLADRMNLAAAEPGDLVVIYQSGAYGATASPQRFLGHPAVTEVLI from the coding sequence ATGACCGAAACCCGCAAGCTGCCCGAACACACGCCGATGACCCAGTTCCCCGCTGCCAGCAGCGAACTGCTCATCAACGGCCAACCCCTCAGCCGCATTGCCGCACGTGTGGGACGCACGCCCTTCTACGCCTACGACCGCAGCCTCCTCAGCGCCCGCGTGGCGCAGTTGCGCGCCGCCCTGCCGGCCGAGGTCAAGCTGCACTATGCGATGAAGGCCAACCCCATGCCGGCATTGGTGTGCCACATGGCGACGCTGGTCGACGGCATCGACGTGGCGTCCGCGGGCGAGCTGATGGTGGCGCTGGACGCCGGTGCCGATCCGCAGGAGATCAGCTTCGCCGGCCCCGGCAAGACCGACGCCGAGCTGCACCAGGCCGTGGCCGCCGACATCCTGGTCAACGTCGAGTCCTTCCGCGAGGTGCCCATCCTCGCCGCCGCCCAGCAGGCGCTCGGCCTGCCGGCGCGCGTCGCGGTGCGCGTCAATCCGGATTTCGAGCTGAAATCCTCGGGCATGAAGATGGGCGGCGGGCCCAAGCAGTTCGGCGTCGATGCCGAACAGGTGCCCGAGCTGCTTGCCGCGATCGACCGCGCCGGGCTCGCCTTCGAAGGCTTCCACCTCTTCGCCGGCTCGCAGAATCTCAAGCCCGAAGCCATCGTCGAGGCCCAGCAAAAGAGCTTCGCGCTCGCCTGCCGGCTGGCCGAACACGCGCCCTCGCCGGTCAGGTTCCTCAACCTCGGCGGCGGCTTCGGCATCCCCTACTTCCCGGGTGAACAACCGCTCGATCTCGCCCCGATCGGTGCCAACCTCGCCGACATCGTGGCGCAGGCGAAGGCGGCTCTTCCGCACGCCGAGATCGTCATCGAACTCGGCCGCTACCTCGTAGGAGAAGCGGGGTTATACGTCGCCAGGGTTCTGGACAAAAAGGTCTCGCGCGGCCACACCTACCTCGTCACCGACGGCGGCCTGCATCACCACCTGTCCGCCTCCGGCAACTTCGGCCAGGTCATCCGCAAGAACTACCCCGCGGCCATCGGCAACCGCATGGACGCAACCATGCAGGCAACCGTCTCGGTCGTCGGCCCGCTGTGCACACCGCTCGACCTGCTGGCCGACCGCATGAACCTGGCCGCTGCCGAGCCGGGCGATCTGGTGGTCATCTACCAGTCGGGCGCCTATGGCGCCACGGCCAGTCCGCAGCGGTTTCTGGGGCATCCGGCGGTCACCGAAGTACTCATCTGA